In Vigna radiata var. radiata cultivar VC1973A chromosome 3, Vradiata_ver6, whole genome shotgun sequence, the following proteins share a genomic window:
- the LOC106757519 gene encoding protein STRUBBELIG-RECEPTOR FAMILY 2 isoform X2, which yields MIRHFLSVHLNLFVFSILISQILAFTHPSEVSALQDLYRTFNYPPVLNGWNGSDPCGESWTGIACSGPSVIQLKLQGLNLTGYIGSLLYNLPNLKQLDVSSNNIEGEIPFGLPPNITYMNLSHNLLHGPIGDVFSALNNLKEMDLSYNNFSGDLPYSFGSLRNLARLFLQNNRFTGSVTYLAELPLTDLNIQDNLFSGILPQHFQSILNLWIGDNKFHVADNSPPWTFPPDTMSIEQNTSIPPTTQANVTQNYSRPSEAPPRVNETHPRVNETHTRVREAPPRVHDAHPNVNEAHPKVNEASPGLREARPRVNGDHPKVNEVHPRVHEAPPRVHEAHPKVNEAPSGVSEAPPGVSEAPPGVNEAHPRVNEAPVKVIKHKKNNVGPGGIAFMIGGGTLMATGVALFVAILLNKLRLESPNLKSSESSHGSFPSHPTSATIGFSKSDRYSGRTKIYTVAELELATNCFSEANILGEGSLGPVYRAKFPDDKILAVKEINIAQMSLKEEEKLLDVICTVSRLKHPNIVALKGYCLDKGKGLLVYDYVGNVTLNDALHSEACEPVSWVHRLRIALGVAQALDYLHSAFCRPVAHGNLKAANVLLDENLMPRVCDCSLVILRTLTISQVEKPANEIDIEEMGYHAPDHGQQGTGSRKRDVFAFGVLLLELLTGKKPFDRARPVDEQYLVKWAPPMLPYRASLEQLVDPRMKRTFSSKALSRYADIISLCIQPARQLRPAMSEVMESLESLYQMFDIEKSDVADGTELDPV from the exons ATGATTCGCCACTTTCTCTCTGTGCATCTTAATCTCTTTGTATTCTCAATTTTGATTTCTCAGATCTTGGCGTTCACGCATCCAAGCGAAG TGTCAGCTCTGCAGGATCTATACAGGACCTTTAACTACCCACCTGTGCTCAACGGATGGAATGGTAGCGATCCTTGTGGAGAGTCTTGGACAGGAATTGCTTGTTCTGGACCATCAGTTATACAGCT AAAACTTCAAGGATTAAACCTCACAGGGTACATTGGAAGTCTGCTATATAATCTACCTAACTTGAAGCAACT tgATGTCAGTTCAAATAACATAGAGGGCGAAATTCCATTCGGTTTACCCCCCAATATCACATATAT GAATTTAAGCCACAATTTACTACATGGACCAATTGGTGATGTATTTAGTGCTTTAAATAATCTCAAAGAAAT gGACCTTTCATACAATAATTTCTCAGGAGATCTACCATATTCATTTGGTTCCTTAAGAAACCTTGCCAGATT GTTCCTGCAGAATAACAGATTCACTGGATCAGTCACCTACTTGGCTGAACTTCCTCTAACAGATTT GAACATTCAAGATAATCTGTTTAGTGGCATTCTTCCGCAGCATTTTCAATCCATACTGAATTTATG GATTGGAGACAATAAATTCCATGTGGCCGATAACTCTCCTCCTTGGACTTTTCCGCCAGATACCATGTCAATTGAGCAGAACACTAGTATCCCACCCACGACTCAGGCAAATGTCACCCAGAATTATTCTCGTCCCAGTGAGGCTCCTCCCAGAGTAAATGAGACTCATCCCAGGGTAAATGAGACTCATACCAGAGTAAGAGAGGCTCCTCCCAGAGTACATGATGCTCATCCCAATGTAAATGAGGCTCATCCCAAGGTAAATGAGGCTTCTCCCGGATTACGTGAGGCTCGTCCTAGAGTAAATGGTGATCATCCCAAGGTAAATGAGGTTCATCCCAGAGTACATGAGGCTCCTCCCAGAGTACATGAGGCTCATCCGAAGGTAAATGAGGCTCCTTCCGGAGTAAGCGAGGCTCCTCCTGGAGTAAGCGAGGCTCCTCCTGGAGTAAATGAAGCTCATCCGAGGGTAAATGAGGCTCCTGTCAAAGTAATCAAgcacaagaaaaataatgtagGTCCAGGAGGAATAGCATTTATGATTGGTGGAGGAACACTAATGGCCACAGGGGTGGCTCTCTTTGTTGCAATCCTTTTGAATAAACTTCGTCTAGAGAGCCCGAACTTGAAGAGCTCAGAAAGCAGCCATGGCTCATTTCCTTCTCATCCGACCAGTGCTACCATAG GTTTTTCTAAAAGTGACAGATACTCTGGAAGAACGAAAATTTACACGGTAGCAGAGCTTGAGTTAGCTACTAATTGCTTCAGTGAAGCCAACATCCTAGGAGAGGGATCTCTTGGCCCTGTTTATAGAGCTAAATTTCCGGATGACAAA ATTTTGGCCGTGAAGGAGATAAACATCGCGCAAATGTCtttgaaagaagaggaaaagcTCTTGGATGTCATTTGCACGGTTTCCCGACTGAAGCACCCCAACATCGTAGCACTCAAAGGTTACTGTTTGGATAAAGGAAAGGGTCTACTTGTTTACGATTATGTTGGAAATGTCACTCTAAACGATGCCCTTCACAGCGAGGCATGCGAACCTGTGTCATGGGTTCACCGTCTCCGGATTGCTCTAGGTGTTGCTCAGGCTCTAGA CTATTTGCACTCAGCGTTCTGCCGTCCCGTGGCCCACGGCAATTTGAAGGCTGCCAATGTTCTACTGGATGAAAATTTGATGCCTCGAGTTTGTGACTGTAGCTTGGTTATTTTGCGAACACTGACTATCAGTCAAGTTGAAAAACCG GCTAATGAGATTGATATTGAAGAGATGGGCTACCATGCGCCTGATCATGGCCAACAAGGAACCGGCAGCAGAAAGAGAGACGTTTTTGCCTTCGGGGTGTTGCTGCTGGAACTGTTAACAGGAAAGAAACCTTTTGATAG AGCCAGGCCGGTGGATGAGCAATATCTGGTGAAATGGGCTCCGCCCATGCTTCCTTATAGAGCGAGTTTGGAACAGTTGGTGGATCCCCGCATGAAAAGAACATTTTCGTCCAAGGCTCTTTCTCGTTATGCTGATATCATCTCCCTCTGTATACAG CCTGCAAGGCAACTCCGTCCTGCAATGAGTGAAGTTATGGAGTCTCTTGAATCTTTATACCAAATGTTCGACATTGAAAAGAGCGATGTAGCAGATGGTACTGAACTCGATCCAGTTTAG
- the LOC106756741 gene encoding outer envelope pore protein 16-3, chloroplastic/mitochondrial: MVDAAERRYLEDEDTPFMKTIKGATTGLVAGTIWGTVVATWYDVPRVERSVALPGLIRTFKMMGNYGLTFAAIGGVYIGVEQLLQNYRMKRDLVNGAVGGFVAGATILGYKGRSIKTALSAGSALAFTSAYIDFGGQTLKHDEGKEYAAYTTKKRTSGDE; encoded by the exons ATGGTGGACGCAGCAGAACGTAGGTACTTGGAGGATGAAGATACGCCATTCATGAAAACTATCAAGGGTGCAACAACTGGTTTGGTTGCTGGCACTATCTGGGGTACTGTGGTTGCCACCTGGTATGATGTCCCTCGTGTTGAGAGAAGTGTTGCCCTTCCGGGGCTGATTAGGACTTTCAAGATGATGGGCAACTATGGTTTGACCTTTGCTGCCATAGGAGGAGTCTACATAGGTGTAGAGCAGTTGTTGCAGAACTATAGGATGAAGAGGGATCTAGTCAATGGAGCTGTTGGCGGATTTGTTGCGGGTGCAACTATTCTGGGTTACAAAG GAAGGAGCATCAAAACTGCACTCTCTGCTGGATCGGCATTAGCATTCACATCTGCATATATTGATTTCGGTGGTCAAACATTAAAACATGACGAGGGGAAAGAGTATGCCGCTTACACAACAAAGAAAAGAACCAGTGGtgatgaataa
- the LOC106757849 gene encoding squamosa promoter-binding-like protein 9: MGSDAAATKLSSSESLNGLKFGQKIYFEDVGLATPATSLTSAAAAAGGGGGGVTSSSSSSSSSSRKGRGGSVQPAQPPRCQVEGCMVDLSDAKAYYSRHKVCGMHSKSPTVIVAGLQQRFCQQCSRFHQLPEFDQGKRSCRRRLAGHNERRRKPPPSSLLTSRYARLSSSAFDNSGRGGNFLMELASYPKLSLRNSLPTPRSSELGPGSQTSTLSWHGNSETPADIFLQGSVGGTSFAGPGHPPGESYTGVTDSSCALSLLSSQTWGSRNTAPSLGLNNMINFNGTPMTQLTASSHGASLHELPNTSWCFKGIDSGNCSPEVVPDLGLGHISQPLNGQLHGELDLSQQGRRHYMDLEQSREYESAHWSL; encoded by the exons ATGGGTTCAGACGCTGCTGCCACCAAACTCTCCTCTTCTGAGTCCCTCAACGGTTTGAAATTCGGCCAAAAAATCTATTTTGAGGATGTGGGTCTGGCTACTCCAGCCACTTCTCTTActtctgctgctgctgctgctggtggtggtggtggtggtgttacttcttcttcctcttcctcttcctcttcttcaagGAAAGGAAGAGGTGGGTCTGTTCAACCAGCTCAGCCTCCAAGGTGTCAAGTTGAAGGGTGTATGGTAGATCTGAGTGATGCTAAAGCTTACTATTCTAGGCACAAGGTCTGTGGCATGCACTCTAAATCCCCTACAGTCATTGTTGCCGGCCTTCAACAAAGGTTTTGTCAACAGTGTAGCAG ATTTCACCAGCTTCCTGAGTTTGatcaaggaaaaagaagttgccGCAGGCGACTGGCTGGCCATAATGAACGTCGGAGAAAGCCCCCACCCAGCTCTCTCTTAACCTCTCGCTATGCCAGGCTTTCTTCATCTGCTTTTG ATAATAGTGGCAGAGGGGGCAACTTTCTGATGGAATTGGCTTCATATCCTAAGCTTAGTCTGAGAAATTCACTTCCAACTCCTAGATCATCCGAGCTAGGTCCTGGAAGTCAAACCTCCACACTTAGCTGGCACGGCAACTCAGAGACACCAGCTGACATTTTCTTGCAGGGTTCGGTTGGTGGGACAAGCTTTGCCGGTCCCGGTCATCCTCCAGGGGAAAGTTACACAGGTGTCACTGACTCGAGCTGTGCTCTCTCTCTTCTGTCAAGTCAAACATGGGGTTCTAGAAACACAGCACCAAGTCTTGGGTTgaataatatgataaatttcAACGGGACACCCATGACACAACTTACTGCTTCATCTCATGGTGCATCACTCCATGAACTTCCAAATACCTCGTGGTGTTTCAAGGGCATTGATTCTGGTAACTGTTCGCCTGAGGTTGTCCCTGATCTAGGTCTGGGTCATATTTCACAGCCTCTGAATGGCCAGCTCCATGGTGAATTAGATCTGTCTCAACAGGGCAGGAGGCATTATATGGATTTAGAACAGTCCAGGGAATATGAATCTGCTCATTGGTCACTTTAA
- the LOC106757519 gene encoding protein STRUBBELIG-RECEPTOR FAMILY 2 isoform X1: MIRHFLSVHLNLFVFSILISQILAFTHPSEVSALQDLYRTFNYPPVLNGWNGSDPCGESWTGIACSGPSVIQLKLQGLNLTGYIGSLLYNLPNLKQLDVSSNNIEGEIPFGLPPNITYMNLSHNLLHGPIGDVFSALNNLKEMDLSYNNFSGDLPYSFGSLRNLARLFLQNNRFTGSVTYLAELPLTDLNIQDNLFSGILPQHFQSILNLWIGDNKFHVADNSPPWTFPPDTMSIEQNTSIPPTTQANVTQNYSRPSEAPPRVNETHPRVNETHTRVREAPPRVHDAHPNVNEAHPKVNEASPGLREARPRVNGDHPKVNEVHPRVHEAPPRVHEAHPKVNEAPSGVSEAPPGVSEAPPGVNEAHPRVNEAPVKVIKHKKNNVGPGGIAFMIGGGTLMATGVALFVAILLNKLRLESPNLKSSESSHGSFPSHPTSATIGVSSTALEESPSIPLFNSASLLGPVRLLSMNHNNTEETFRKGFSKSDRYSGRTKIYTVAELELATNCFSEANILGEGSLGPVYRAKFPDDKILAVKEINIAQMSLKEEEKLLDVICTVSRLKHPNIVALKGYCLDKGKGLLVYDYVGNVTLNDALHSEACEPVSWVHRLRIALGVAQALDYLHSAFCRPVAHGNLKAANVLLDENLMPRVCDCSLVILRTLTISQVEKPANEIDIEEMGYHAPDHGQQGTGSRKRDVFAFGVLLLELLTGKKPFDRARPVDEQYLVKWAPPMLPYRASLEQLVDPRMKRTFSSKALSRYADIISLCIQPARQLRPAMSEVMESLESLYQMFDIEKSDVADGTELDPV; the protein is encoded by the exons ATGATTCGCCACTTTCTCTCTGTGCATCTTAATCTCTTTGTATTCTCAATTTTGATTTCTCAGATCTTGGCGTTCACGCATCCAAGCGAAG TGTCAGCTCTGCAGGATCTATACAGGACCTTTAACTACCCACCTGTGCTCAACGGATGGAATGGTAGCGATCCTTGTGGAGAGTCTTGGACAGGAATTGCTTGTTCTGGACCATCAGTTATACAGCT AAAACTTCAAGGATTAAACCTCACAGGGTACATTGGAAGTCTGCTATATAATCTACCTAACTTGAAGCAACT tgATGTCAGTTCAAATAACATAGAGGGCGAAATTCCATTCGGTTTACCCCCCAATATCACATATAT GAATTTAAGCCACAATTTACTACATGGACCAATTGGTGATGTATTTAGTGCTTTAAATAATCTCAAAGAAAT gGACCTTTCATACAATAATTTCTCAGGAGATCTACCATATTCATTTGGTTCCTTAAGAAACCTTGCCAGATT GTTCCTGCAGAATAACAGATTCACTGGATCAGTCACCTACTTGGCTGAACTTCCTCTAACAGATTT GAACATTCAAGATAATCTGTTTAGTGGCATTCTTCCGCAGCATTTTCAATCCATACTGAATTTATG GATTGGAGACAATAAATTCCATGTGGCCGATAACTCTCCTCCTTGGACTTTTCCGCCAGATACCATGTCAATTGAGCAGAACACTAGTATCCCACCCACGACTCAGGCAAATGTCACCCAGAATTATTCTCGTCCCAGTGAGGCTCCTCCCAGAGTAAATGAGACTCATCCCAGGGTAAATGAGACTCATACCAGAGTAAGAGAGGCTCCTCCCAGAGTACATGATGCTCATCCCAATGTAAATGAGGCTCATCCCAAGGTAAATGAGGCTTCTCCCGGATTACGTGAGGCTCGTCCTAGAGTAAATGGTGATCATCCCAAGGTAAATGAGGTTCATCCCAGAGTACATGAGGCTCCTCCCAGAGTACATGAGGCTCATCCGAAGGTAAATGAGGCTCCTTCCGGAGTAAGCGAGGCTCCTCCTGGAGTAAGCGAGGCTCCTCCTGGAGTAAATGAAGCTCATCCGAGGGTAAATGAGGCTCCTGTCAAAGTAATCAAgcacaagaaaaataatgtagGTCCAGGAGGAATAGCATTTATGATTGGTGGAGGAACACTAATGGCCACAGGGGTGGCTCTCTTTGTTGCAATCCTTTTGAATAAACTTCGTCTAGAGAGCCCGAACTTGAAGAGCTCAGAAAGCAGCCATGGCTCATTTCCTTCTCATCCGACCAGTGCTACCATAG GGGTATCTTCTACCGCACTCGAGGAGAGCCCAAGCATTCCCCTCTTTAATTCTGCATCCTTGTTGGGTCCTGTGAGATTACTTTCCATGAACCATAACAATACCGAGGAAACATTCAGAAAAGGTTTTTCTAAAAGTGACAGATACTCTGGAAGAACGAAAATTTACACGGTAGCAGAGCTTGAGTTAGCTACTAATTGCTTCAGTGAAGCCAACATCCTAGGAGAGGGATCTCTTGGCCCTGTTTATAGAGCTAAATTTCCGGATGACAAA ATTTTGGCCGTGAAGGAGATAAACATCGCGCAAATGTCtttgaaagaagaggaaaagcTCTTGGATGTCATTTGCACGGTTTCCCGACTGAAGCACCCCAACATCGTAGCACTCAAAGGTTACTGTTTGGATAAAGGAAAGGGTCTACTTGTTTACGATTATGTTGGAAATGTCACTCTAAACGATGCCCTTCACAGCGAGGCATGCGAACCTGTGTCATGGGTTCACCGTCTCCGGATTGCTCTAGGTGTTGCTCAGGCTCTAGA CTATTTGCACTCAGCGTTCTGCCGTCCCGTGGCCCACGGCAATTTGAAGGCTGCCAATGTTCTACTGGATGAAAATTTGATGCCTCGAGTTTGTGACTGTAGCTTGGTTATTTTGCGAACACTGACTATCAGTCAAGTTGAAAAACCG GCTAATGAGATTGATATTGAAGAGATGGGCTACCATGCGCCTGATCATGGCCAACAAGGAACCGGCAGCAGAAAGAGAGACGTTTTTGCCTTCGGGGTGTTGCTGCTGGAACTGTTAACAGGAAAGAAACCTTTTGATAG AGCCAGGCCGGTGGATGAGCAATATCTGGTGAAATGGGCTCCGCCCATGCTTCCTTATAGAGCGAGTTTGGAACAGTTGGTGGATCCCCGCATGAAAAGAACATTTTCGTCCAAGGCTCTTTCTCGTTATGCTGATATCATCTCCCTCTGTATACAG CCTGCAAGGCAACTCCGTCCTGCAATGAGTGAAGTTATGGAGTCTCTTGAATCTTTATACCAAATGTTCGACATTGAAAAGAGCGATGTAGCAGATGGTACTGAACTCGATCCAGTTTAG
- the LOC106757290 gene encoding uncharacterized protein LOC106757290 — translation MGRGRGKGKKQSVMAEDPGSEEDKVPAYRRRGRPLKPLTDEIEEVEVTEIIEKDEENVKGNNGSTNELKTQPMTINKRKRKRSTQVKEKIDPMKDDNGILAKSGPDDSIKSTGFRQNGSRRKNKPRRAAEAGVDCK, via the coding sequence ATGGGTAGAGGCAGAGGAAAAGGGAAGAAGCAATCTGTTATGGCTGAGGATCCTGGAAGTGAAGAGGATAAAGTCCCAGCTTacagaagaagaggaagacctCTGAAGCCACTGactgatgaaattgaagaagtGGAAGTAACTGAAATTatagagaaagatgaggagaatgTTAAGGGTAATAATGGCTCTACGAATGAGTTGAAAACTCAACCTATgacaataaataaaaggaaaaggaagagaTCTACACAGGTTAAAGAAAAGATAGATCCCATGAAAGACGACAATGGCATCCTAGCAAAGTCAGGCCCTGATGATTCAATAAAGTCTACCGGATTCCGGCAGAATGGGAGCCGGCGTAAGAACAAGCCTCGCCGTGCTGCTGAGGCCGGGGTAGATTGCAAGTGA